A DNA window from Halomicrobium mukohataei DSM 12286 contains the following coding sequences:
- the tbsP gene encoding transcriptional regulator TbsP yields MRSNLLEDDVRTVLSEALDSEDSSLTVVNPSRETLSELVSVLDEHEDPPAVRLLAENRALKDEMGDFIVASTAADLVEADVLELKILEDVPNHSLLIGSESVVSLIDAGDAVAGLTSDEDAFLDDISSFYDDEWDRADSYSLRTPAMSRVMDTLESDIGPETAADFEGVLASLQTARGDGDGLDEVTISLLVAAKNGELLYDISKWGEDIGLASKATFSRTKTTLEDMGLIDTEKVPIDVGRPRLRLMLGDERLQSVDSDELASVAQGIIAS; encoded by the coding sequence ATGCGTTCGAACCTACTCGAAGACGACGTAAGAACTGTTCTGTCCGAAGCACTGGACAGTGAAGACAGTTCGCTCACAGTTGTTAATCCCTCTAGAGAAACGCTTTCGGAACTCGTCTCGGTGCTGGACGAACACGAGGATCCGCCCGCCGTCCGCCTCCTCGCGGAGAACCGAGCCCTGAAAGACGAGATGGGCGACTTCATCGTCGCGAGCACGGCCGCGGACCTGGTCGAGGCCGACGTGCTGGAGCTGAAGATCCTCGAAGACGTTCCGAACCACTCGCTGCTGATCGGCTCCGAGAGCGTCGTGTCGCTCATCGACGCCGGTGACGCGGTCGCCGGACTCACGTCCGACGAGGACGCGTTCCTCGACGACATCTCGTCGTTCTACGACGACGAGTGGGACCGCGCCGACAGCTACTCGCTGCGGACGCCAGCGATGTCCCGCGTGATGGACACGCTGGAGTCCGACATCGGTCCCGAGACGGCCGCAGACTTCGAGGGCGTGCTCGCCTCGCTCCAGACCGCACGCGGGGACGGCGACGGGCTCGACGAGGTGACGATCAGTCTGCTGGTCGCTGCCAAGAACGGCGAGTTGCTCTACGACATCAGCAAGTGGGGCGAGGACATCGGCCTGGCGAGCAAGGCGACGTTCTCCCGCACCAAGACGACCCTCGAAGACATGGGCCTGATCGACACCGAGAAGGTGCCCATCGACGTGGGCCGGCCGCGGCTCCGGCTGATGCTGGGCGACGAGCGGCTCCAGTCGGTCGACAGCGACGAACTCGCGAGCGTCGCGCAGGGCATTATCGCCTCCTAG
- a CDS encoding YcaO-like family protein: MGTVVDVVGSGPATESLLATLDDLDVSIDHREAPAVDSADFAVVVDETGAATFETASEQARDGGTPWLAVELGGVGGRPVVPAAVTGFDPDRECYDCLCGRIEANTTAAAEGGEDPGPATLRVAGAVAGEAVADYLAAGSARTDADSSVLGHVVELPHRKRRFFPLPGCSCGGERETTIDRSHATVDTEQALERAERALDDRVGIVQQVGEAESFPAPYYLAQLTDTSGFSDVTAPRQAAGVAADWDGAFMKALGESYERYAAGVYTAAETTTATAASLDDAVAPEAFVAPDDAGADATTELDWIGARNLATDESALVPAELVFHPPVGSHVRPPLTTGLGLGSSGCEALLAGLYEVIERDAAMLSWYSTFEPLGLTVDDDVFGTLYERAASEGLTVTPLLLTQDVDVPVVAVAVHRDEWPSFAIGSAADLDPEQAALGALEEALQNWMELRSMGPEQAAEASGAIGEYADKPDRAVDLLAYDQTIPAEAVGPDAVDDGEAELDALVAALSEAGLTPYATRTTTRDLDELGFEGVRVLVPEAQPLFLGDAFFGERAETVPTELGFEPRLDRPHHPFP, translated from the coding sequence ATGGGTACGGTAGTGGACGTTGTGGGGAGTGGACCGGCGACGGAGAGCCTTCTCGCGACACTCGACGACCTCGACGTGAGTATCGACCACCGGGAAGCGCCCGCCGTCGACAGCGCCGACTTCGCGGTCGTCGTCGACGAGACCGGGGCCGCGACGTTCGAGACCGCCAGCGAGCAGGCCCGCGACGGTGGGACGCCGTGGCTCGCGGTCGAACTCGGCGGCGTCGGCGGCCGCCCGGTCGTCCCGGCAGCGGTCACTGGATTCGACCCCGACCGCGAGTGCTACGACTGTCTGTGCGGCCGTATCGAAGCCAACACGACGGCGGCCGCCGAGGGTGGGGAGGACCCCGGACCAGCGACGCTGCGCGTCGCTGGGGCCGTCGCCGGGGAGGCCGTCGCCGACTATCTCGCTGCCGGCTCCGCACGGACCGACGCTGACTCGTCGGTGCTGGGCCACGTGGTCGAGTTGCCCCACCGGAAACGCCGTTTCTTCCCGCTGCCGGGCTGTTCGTGTGGCGGCGAGCGCGAGACGACGATCGATCGCTCTCACGCTACGGTCGACACCGAGCAGGCGCTCGAACGCGCCGAGCGGGCGCTGGACGACCGGGTTGGGATCGTCCAGCAGGTCGGCGAGGCGGAGTCGTTCCCGGCACCCTACTACCTCGCACAGCTCACCGACACGTCCGGATTCAGCGACGTCACGGCCCCGCGACAGGCGGCCGGCGTCGCGGCCGACTGGGACGGGGCGTTCATGAAAGCGCTCGGCGAGTCCTACGAGCGCTACGCTGCCGGCGTGTACACGGCCGCGGAGACGACGACCGCCACGGCGGCGTCGCTGGACGACGCGGTCGCGCCCGAGGCCTTCGTCGCGCCCGACGACGCCGGCGCGGACGCGACGACCGAACTCGACTGGATCGGAGCCCGGAACCTCGCGACCGACGAGTCGGCGCTGGTGCCCGCCGAACTCGTCTTTCACCCGCCCGTCGGGTCCCACGTTCGCCCGCCCCTGACGACCGGGCTGGGACTGGGATCGTCGGGCTGTGAGGCGCTGTTGGCCGGACTTTACGAGGTGATCGAACGGGACGCGGCGATGCTGTCGTGGTACTCGACGTTCGAGCCGCTGGGGCTGACCGTCGACGACGACGTGTTCGGGACGCTGTACGAGCGGGCCGCGTCGGAGGGACTGACGGTGACGCCGCTGCTGCTGACACAGGACGTGGACGTGCCCGTCGTCGCCGTCGCCGTTCACCGGGACGAGTGGCCCAGCTTCGCCATCGGGTCGGCGGCCGATCTCGACCCCGAGCAGGCCGCTCTCGGCGCGCTCGAAGAGGCGCTCCAGAACTGGATGGAGCTTCGGAGCATGGGCCCCGAACAGGCCGCGGAGGCCAGCGGCGCGATCGGGGAGTACGCCGACAAGCCAGACCGGGCTGTCGACCTGCTGGCGTACGATCAGACCATCCCGGCCGAGGCGGTCGGCCCAGACGCCGTCGACGACGGCGAGGCCGAACTGGACGCCCTCGTCGCAGCGCTCTCGGAAGCCGGACTGACGCCGTACGCGACGCGGACGACGACGCGGGATCTGGACGAACTCGGCTTCGAGGGCGTCCGCGTGTTGGTGCCCGAGGCCCAACCCCTGTTCCTCGGCGACGCCTTCTTCGGGGAGCGAGCGGAGACGGTCCCGACCGAACTCGGCTTCGAGCCGCGACTCGATCGCCCACACCACCCGTTCCCGTAG
- a CDS encoding DUF63 family protein — translation MDAVARLESRLDGRDPLGLWVASLVGLIGLFSGAALVATQTVWDRFVWQYFWGPVAADAQAARCALREGSAVELVFSADACAQARATGTAIYAEPGYTIVSEVGYMLVLVYMLVGVYLFLQRYELVTDIDLYYPLVPFMLLGGSLRVVEDATDAAVRAGVDPAISYPLNSLLVSPVIYFTLFVLTLGSLVVVRRLERGGQIDDGNRALGVVGWGLLSLNLLSLLWLSVTREYVTLYPQMVTIVVVGAIALAYVNWKAIEAAWPELTDATAYIGFFVLWGHAIDGIANVITGDWLDALGIPGEYFAKHPANRIIVDVTEAIQPASLSATIGTSWPFLVVKMLVASLVLWLFTEEFVEESQRYALLLLVAVTAVGLGPGTRDMLRVTFGI, via the coding sequence ATGGACGCAGTGGCTCGACTGGAATCGAGACTCGACGGCCGCGACCCGCTCGGGCTCTGGGTCGCCTCGTTGGTTGGGCTGATCGGACTCTTCTCCGGGGCCGCGCTGGTGGCCACGCAGACGGTCTGGGACCGATTCGTCTGGCAGTACTTCTGGGGGCCCGTCGCGGCCGACGCGCAGGCGGCCCGCTGTGCGCTGCGGGAGGGCAGTGCCGTGGAGTTGGTGTTCAGCGCCGACGCCTGTGCGCAGGCCCGGGCCACCGGGACGGCGATCTACGCCGAGCCGGGGTACACGATCGTCTCGGAGGTCGGGTACATGCTCGTGCTGGTGTACATGCTGGTGGGCGTCTACCTCTTCTTGCAGCGGTACGAACTCGTCACCGACATCGACCTGTACTACCCGCTGGTTCCGTTCATGCTGCTGGGGGGCTCGCTCCGGGTGGTCGAGGACGCGACCGACGCCGCCGTCAGGGCCGGCGTCGACCCGGCGATCTCGTACCCCCTGAACTCCCTGCTGGTCAGTCCGGTCATCTACTTCACGCTGTTCGTGCTGACGCTCGGATCGCTCGTCGTCGTGCGCCGACTGGAACGAGGTGGACAGATCGACGACGGCAACCGCGCTCTGGGCGTCGTCGGCTGGGGCCTGCTCTCGCTGAATCTCCTCTCTCTCCTCTGGCTGTCGGTCACCAGAGAGTACGTCACGCTCTACCCCCAGATGGTGACCATCGTCGTCGTCGGTGCGATCGCGCTCGCGTACGTCAACTGGAAGGCCATCGAGGCCGCCTGGCCGGAGCTGACCGACGCGACGGCGTACATCGGCTTCTTCGTGCTCTGGGGCCACGCGATCGACGGGATCGCGAACGTAATCACGGGCGACTGGCTCGACGCGCTCGGGATTCCCGGCGAGTACTTCGCCAAGCACCCGGCAAACCGTATCATCGTCGACGTGACCGAAGCGATTCAGCCGGCCTCCCTGTCGGCGACGATCGGCACGTCGTGGCCCTTCCTCGTCGTCAAGATGCTCGTCGCCTCGCTCGTGTTGTGGCTCTTTACCGAGGAATTCGTCGAGGAGAGCCAGCGGTACGCGCTCCTCTTGCTCGTCGCCGTGACGGCCGTCGGTCTGGGTCCCGGAACGCGGGACATGCTACGCGTGACCTTCGGGATCTAG
- a CDS encoding inositol monophosphatase family protein, translating to MTDVHHRAAIAERAARAGGVVARERFRGTFEIETKADKTDLVTIADREAQQQVVATIREEFSGDQFVCEEDSPQLAGPESDAVEETLVENVPESGPAWIVDPIDGTTNFVRGNRTWATSVTALVDGEPVGSANYLPAMGDLYAAGPESVTRDGKSMRVSEEADTDAFLVAVVNRWEDATAFGELCRIADEELGDVRRLGSFQATLSLLADGGFDAAVCTQSANAWDTVAGVHMVRAAGGTVTDVDGDRWTPDSEGMVASNGANHGAVLDAVAQVRGESAD from the coding sequence ATGACAGACGTCCACCACCGGGCGGCGATCGCCGAGCGCGCAGCGCGTGCCGGCGGCGTCGTCGCTCGCGAGCGGTTCCGCGGGACCTTCGAGATCGAGACCAAGGCCGACAAGACCGATCTGGTGACGATAGCCGACAGAGAGGCCCAACAGCAGGTCGTCGCGACGATCCGAGAAGAGTTCTCCGGCGACCAGTTCGTCTGTGAGGAGGACAGCCCCCAGCTCGCCGGGCCGGAGAGCGACGCGGTCGAAGAGACGCTGGTCGAGAACGTGCCCGAGTCCGGCCCCGCCTGGATCGTCGATCCGATCGACGGCACGACGAACTTCGTCCGCGGGAATCGGACGTGGGCGACAAGCGTCACGGCGCTGGTCGACGGCGAACCGGTCGGATCGGCGAACTACCTCCCGGCAATGGGCGACCTCTACGCGGCGGGGCCCGAGAGCGTGACCCGGGACGGCAAGTCGATGCGGGTCAGCGAGGAGGCCGACACCGACGCGTTCCTGGTCGCCGTCGTCAACCGCTGGGAGGACGCGACCGCCTTCGGCGAGCTGTGTCGAATCGCCGACGAGGAGCTGGGCGACGTGCGACGGCTGGGCTCGTTCCAGGCGACCCTGTCGCTGCTGGCCGACGGCGGGTTCGACGCCGCGGTCTGTACGCAGTCCGCGAACGCCTGGGACACCGTGGCCGGCGTCCACATGGTCCGCGCGGCGGGCGGGACCGTCACGGACGTCGACGGCGACCGCTGGACCCCGGACAGCGAGGGGATGGTGGCGTCGAACGGTGCCAATCACGGGGCCGTGCTCGACGCCGTCGCGCAGGTCCGCGGGGAAAGCGCCGACTGA
- a CDS encoding DUF4187 domain-containing protein, with the protein MPSEIEYCPFCGARLADEESLDDHCGDAEECANARDRWQSSRPRGSLLASRRQRALGWVVAGAVVLYAFVQASLLLGIIASVVVLAVAHVDWTGLA; encoded by the coding sequence ATGCCCTCCGAGATCGAGTACTGTCCGTTCTGCGGGGCGCGGTTGGCGGACGAGGAGTCACTCGACGACCACTGTGGGGACGCCGAGGAGTGTGCGAACGCCCGCGACCGCTGGCAGTCGAGCCGCCCGCGTGGGTCGCTCCTCGCGAGCCGGCGACAGCGTGCCCTGGGCTGGGTCGTCGCGGGCGCGGTCGTGCTCTACGCGTTCGTGCAGGCGTCGCTCCTGCTCGGGATCATCGCGAGCGTCGTCGTTCTCGCCGTCGCTCACGTCGACTGGACGGGGCTCGCGTAG
- a CDS encoding DUF309 domain-containing protein: protein MDDHTRDYDVAPPVSGNPTGWDRDRRASNGWEHGTLRGAVVHGVRLYNAGEFHEAHDCFEAEWYNYGQGTTESAFLHGMVQVAAGAYKHFDFENDDGMRSLFRTALQYLQGTPPDYYGVDVLDVRTVVTDALDDPTALHGWQIRLDDECPTARERDFEYAASLE, encoded by the coding sequence ATGGACGATCACACCCGCGATTACGATGTCGCCCCGCCGGTTTCGGGGAACCCGACGGGCTGGGACCGGGATCGTCGCGCGTCGAACGGGTGGGAACACGGCACGCTCCGCGGGGCCGTGGTCCACGGCGTTCGACTCTACAACGCCGGGGAGTTTCACGAGGCCCACGACTGCTTCGAAGCGGAGTGGTACAACTACGGACAGGGGACCACGGAGAGCGCGTTTCTCCACGGGATGGTGCAGGTCGCCGCGGGTGCGTACAAGCACTTCGACTTCGAGAACGACGACGGGATGCGGAGCCTCTTTCGGACCGCCCTGCAGTACCTCCAGGGGACGCCGCCGGACTACTACGGCGTCGACGTGCTCGACGTGCGAACGGTGGTGACCGACGCCCTGGACGATCCGACGGCCCTGCACGGCTGGCAGATCCGGCTGGACGACGAGTGTCCCACCGCACGCGAGCGGGACTTCGAGTACGCCGCGTCCCTGGAGTAG
- a CDS encoding M14 family metallopeptidase — protein sequence MYVEQLGDGDPEVAVVGGIHGDEPCGVHAVETLLEASPTVERSVAFVIANEAAIERGQRYVDTDLNRSFPGSPDGSREERLAARLVAEIGDCTTLALHSTRSYGGMFALVDTIDDLARSVCPRLPIDAVIETDGSNEGRIFDGIPATIEVECGYQGSEQAADNAVVLTRAFLQAVGVLPAESRTEPRDVPVYELGEPIPKAMGEVYEVYADNFEEVGAGEAFAATDGDPLVADEPFHPVLLSPDGYEDVFGYTAERTGTLRSGD from the coding sequence GTGTACGTCGAACAACTGGGCGACGGCGATCCCGAGGTCGCCGTCGTGGGTGGGATTCACGGTGACGAACCCTGCGGTGTCCACGCGGTCGAGACGCTCCTCGAAGCGTCGCCGACCGTCGAGCGATCCGTCGCGTTCGTGATCGCCAACGAGGCGGCGATCGAGCGCGGCCAGCGCTACGTCGACACGGACCTGAACCGATCGTTCCCCGGCTCGCCGGACGGCTCTCGCGAGGAGCGACTGGCGGCCAGGCTGGTCGCGGAGATCGGGGACTGTACGACGCTGGCGCTGCACTCGACGCGGTCCTACGGCGGGATGTTCGCGCTCGTAGACACGATCGACGACCTCGCGCGGAGCGTCTGCCCGCGACTCCCGATCGACGCCGTGATCGAGACGGACGGCTCGAACGAGGGGCGGATCTTCGACGGGATTCCGGCGACGATCGAGGTCGAGTGTGGTTATCAGGGCTCCGAGCAGGCGGCCGACAACGCCGTCGTGCTGACGCGGGCCTTCCTCCAGGCGGTCGGCGTACTGCCAGCGGAGTCACGCACCGAGCCCAGAGACGTGCCGGTGTACGAACTCGGCGAGCCGATTCCGAAGGCGATGGGCGAGGTCTACGAGGTGTACGCGGACAACTTCGAGGAGGTCGGTGCCGGCGAGGCGTTCGCCGCCACCGACGGCGACCCCCTCGTCGCCGACGAGCCGTTCCACCCGGTGTTGCTCTCGCCAGACGGCTACGAGGACGTGTTCGGCTACACGGCCGAGCGGACCGGCACCCTCCGAAGTGGCGATTGA
- a CDS encoding UPF0179 family protein, with translation MTTVTLIGSRLATAGEEFVYRGEASGCDGCPYRDQCLNLTEGVRYRITDVRESGQILDCAVHDSGVKAVEVEPAPIKANVSAKGAYAGSSATLEGPCPYTGCPSHEYCEPAGASFDEEYRIDEIVGDPPHDYCGLDRDLTLVELAPPEERSGR, from the coding sequence ATGACTACCGTGACGCTGATCGGCTCCCGCCTCGCGACGGCCGGCGAGGAGTTCGTCTATCGCGGCGAGGCCAGCGGCTGTGACGGCTGTCCCTATCGCGACCAGTGCCTCAACCTCACCGAAGGCGTGCGCTACCGGATCACAGACGTTCGCGAGTCGGGACAGATACTGGACTGTGCCGTCCACGACAGCGGCGTCAAGGCCGTCGAGGTCGAACCCGCACCGATCAAAGCCAACGTCAGCGCGAAAGGAGCCTACGCCGGGAGTAGCGCCACGCTGGAGGGGCCGTGTCCCTACACCGGCTGTCCGAGCCACGAGTACTGCGAGCCGGCGGGAGCGTCCTTCGACGAGGAGTACCGCATCGACGAGATCGTCGGCGATCCCCCCCACGACTACTGCGGACTGGATCGTGACCTCACGCTCGTCGAGCTGGCACCGCCCGAAGAGCGCAGCGGCCGCTGA
- a CDS encoding PAS domain-containing protein: MTYLRRYLDGEPTVLVVGFDDPPQVAQVVPAYELEGVADREAALAALDEGVVCLLARDSLPDGTGDDLATDVFEITDDVSVLIAPTAGGADRAGAVGLTGARYVPPSAARGQFATALASGAESGERRRSESLLADAFEQLLSTRSETIYVKDSDGRYLAVSNSDERDRSLLGTTDEQLAREGDADAPLLERRHRDALAVAEGGEPIVGAVERFGHGEGAAWLERTIYPWRVDGSIVGVVGIERSVTERHDTRAAMQTRIDRLERFTSYVSQELRSPLQVVDAYLDLAWAGDEVAFDRLAEATDRMAELVDALERLVDGQHVDIERTQTARIAAIARDVWTVVGDRRGSLSVALSDDAVVNAPESTIRPLLEAFFETAVAANDRPDGGRESRSVEVSLGALDDGFYVEHAHTDAAGDDSEPVSPGVRSTVEAQGWTLAVSRADGVARYEVRNCMLVSRTPRVPELCADRTLDGSTTVGNDQFEGRVAVDGDRWTLSSGRSSDEGQRSEFAYAAVDGPVEMTARLRRLDEAGPDSTAGLAIRSSLSTDAVSGSVGRTAEGGTEVRWQTAATTAETSQRLDAVVGRHDWFRLTFDGDRVTISVSVDGRSWQPVDQRTLELSGRAYVGLTVSDTASQRRCTAVFDDVSVRTVDDGR, translated from the coding sequence GTGACCTATCTGCGGCGATACCTCGACGGCGAGCCGACCGTCCTCGTCGTCGGATTCGACGACCCGCCACAGGTGGCCCAAGTGGTCCCGGCGTACGAACTGGAGGGCGTGGCCGACCGCGAGGCGGCGCTCGCAGCGCTCGACGAGGGCGTCGTCTGCCTGCTCGCGCGCGACTCGCTTCCAGACGGGACCGGCGACGATCTCGCGACCGACGTGTTCGAGATCACTGACGACGTTTCCGTCCTGATCGCTCCGACGGCCGGCGGGGCAGACCGCGCCGGTGCGGTCGGCCTCACTGGAGCCCGCTACGTCCCCCCGTCGGCCGCTCGGGGCCAGTTCGCGACGGCACTGGCCAGTGGTGCCGAGTCGGGCGAGCGCAGGCGAAGCGAGTCGCTGCTGGCGGACGCGTTCGAGCAACTGCTCTCGACACGGAGCGAGACGATCTACGTCAAGGACTCGGACGGGCGCTATCTCGCCGTCTCGAACTCCGACGAGCGGGATCGCTCGCTGTTGGGCACGACCGACGAACAGCTGGCACGCGAAGGCGACGCCGACGCGCCACTGCTCGAACGCCGTCACCGGGACGCGCTCGCGGTCGCCGAAGGGGGCGAGCCGATCGTCGGGGCCGTCGAGCGGTTCGGTCACGGCGAGGGTGCCGCCTGGCTCGAACGGACGATCTACCCCTGGCGGGTGGACGGTTCGATCGTCGGCGTCGTCGGCATCGAGCGGTCCGTCACGGAGCGCCACGACACCCGAGCCGCGATGCAGACCCGGATCGACCGTCTGGAACGGTTCACCAGCTACGTCAGTCAGGAACTCCGGTCGCCGCTGCAGGTCGTCGACGCCTACCTCGACCTCGCCTGGGCCGGCGACGAGGTCGCCTTCGACCGTCTGGCGGAGGCCACAGACCGGATGGCCGAACTCGTCGACGCCCTCGAACGACTCGTCGACGGTCAGCACGTCGACATCGAGCGCACGCAGACGGCCCGGATCGCGGCGATCGCTCGCGACGTGTGGACGGTCGTGGGCGATCGCCGAGGCTCGCTGTCGGTGGCGCTCTCGGACGACGCTGTCGTCAACGCACCCGAATCGACGATCAGGCCGCTCCTCGAAGCGTTCTTCGAGACGGCCGTCGCCGCGAACGACCGCCCCGACGGCGGCCGGGAGAGCCGATCCGTCGAGGTGTCTCTCGGTGCGCTCGACGACGGCTTCTACGTCGAACACGCCCACACCGACGCCGCTGGCGACGACTCCGAGCCGGTGTCGCCGGGCGTCCGGTCGACGGTCGAAGCACAGGGGTGGACGCTCGCGGTCTCCCGCGCGGACGGCGTCGCGCGCTACGAGGTCCGCAACTGCATGCTGGTCTCCCGGACACCGCGGGTCCCCGAACTGTGCGCGGACCGCACGCTCGACGGCTCGACCACCGTCGGGAACGACCAGTTCGAGGGCCGTGTCGCCGTCGACGGCGACCGCTGGACCCTCTCCAGCGGGCGCAGTTCCGACGAGGGTCAGCGAAGCGAGTTCGCGTACGCGGCAGTCGACGGACCGGTCGAGATGACGGCTCGGCTCCGTCGGCTGGACGAGGCCGGTCCGGACAGCACCGCCGGACTCGCGATCCGGTCGTCGCTGTCGACGGACGCCGTCTCTGGCTCCGTCGGGCGGACGGCGGAGGGCGGAACCGAGGTCCGCTGGCAGACGGCGGCGACCACGGCCGAAACGAGCCAGCGGCTGGACGCGGTCGTCGGACGGCACGACTGGTTTCGGCTCACCTTCGACGGCGACCGGGTCACGATCTCCGTGTCGGTCGACGGCCGGTCCTGGCAGCCGGTCGACCAGCGCACGCTCGAACTGTCCGGACGGGCGTACGTCGGACTGACCGTCTCGGACACTGCGTCCCAGCGTCGCTGTACTGCGGTGTTCGACGACGTCTCGGTGCGAACGGTCGACGACGGGCGCTGA
- a CDS encoding ATP-binding protein — protein sequence MTLSRRSFGQTPTILAVEPADSDALDPLSELDRFAVRSVTERLAADQIDPGVVCVVAADSDRSSVDPGAVSTADGVPRITVSETYDADEAAATAAAGGIYLPLSTISRASFVEAVRDVARRGEAHSVARLRTDAFEQLLDAHDGSLSVKNRAGQYVAAAADGELDRELLYGRTDADLASERDGASHVFEHAHDRTQSVLETGEPIVGAVERYDTGESDRWIERTILPWTGGAGELRGVVGWARDVSEWERERREMQRRIDQLERFTGFVTHDLRSPLQVADGYLELAQAGDHAALDRVENANRRMQELISDFETLVGDAHDGDPHYTRLADMARDVWEVVARESSTLRIDLPDETIVNAERSALRPILENLFTNAIDHGGSDVTVWLGALADGFYVADDGPGIPESERAKVFEAGFTTAEDGTGTGLAIVADAADRLNWEIGVEGSRAGGAKITLRNCMMATDPSRHAPADATYDLTDARDVGSVALAGSVSEDGDEWVVTGGGSDGERAGFYYVYTSVAGPISVRARLADFEGAGRDSQAGLTVRDDAAGGAPYGYVGRTPDDEVETCWRQTRSATPISQRLGSGVADARWLRLDRIGDSLTCYVSRDGHGWRTIDQRPLSLSDPITLGLAVHGGVDRDRATAAFDDVSIRRIAPDEW from the coding sequence ATGACGCTCTCCCGTCGGTCGTTCGGACAGACGCCGACGATCCTCGCCGTCGAACCAGCCGACTCCGACGCCCTGGACCCGCTGAGCGAGCTCGACCGGTTCGCCGTTCGCTCGGTCACAGAGCGCCTCGCGGCCGACCAGATCGACCCCGGTGTCGTCTGTGTGGTCGCCGCCGACTCCGATCGTTCGAGCGTCGATCCCGGAGCGGTGTCGACCGCCGACGGCGTCCCTCGGATCACCGTCTCCGAGACGTACGACGCCGACGAGGCGGCTGCGACCGCTGCCGCAGGCGGAATCTACCTGCCCCTCTCGACGATTTCGCGTGCGTCGTTCGTCGAGGCGGTCCGGGACGTGGCCCGCCGGGGGGAAGCCCACTCCGTGGCCCGCCTCCGGACGGACGCCTTCGAGCAGTTGCTCGACGCTCACGACGGATCGCTCTCCGTCAAGAACCGCGCCGGACAGTACGTCGCTGCCGCTGCCGACGGCGAACTGGACCGGGAACTGCTGTACGGCCGCACCGACGCGGACCTCGCGAGCGAGCGCGACGGCGCGTCGCACGTCTTCGAGCACGCACACGACCGAACGCAGTCGGTCCTCGAAACCGGGGAACCGATCGTCGGAGCCGTCGAACGGTACGACACCGGCGAGTCCGACCGCTGGATCGAGCGCACGATCCTCCCCTGGACGGGCGGAGCGGGCGAACTGCGCGGCGTCGTGGGCTGGGCGCGCGACGTGTCCGAGTGGGAGCGCGAGCGCCGGGAGATGCAGCGCCGGATCGACCAGCTCGAACGCTTCACCGGCTTCGTGACCCACGACCTGCGGTCGCCACTCCAGGTCGCCGACGGCTATCTCGAACTGGCCCAAGCGGGCGACCACGCGGCGCTCGACCGCGTGGAGAACGCCAACCGCCGGATGCAGGAGCTCATCAGCGACTTCGAGACCCTCGTCGGCGACGCACACGACGGCGACCCACACTACACGCGACTGGCCGACATGGCCCGAGACGTGTGGGAAGTCGTCGCGCGGGAGTCGTCGACGCTGCGGATCGATCTCCCGGACGAGACGATCGTCAACGCCGAACGGTCAGCGCTGCGTCCGATCCTGGAGAACCTCTTCACCAACGCGATCGATCACGGGGGATCGGACGTGACAGTCTGGCTGGGTGCGCTGGCGGACGGTTTCTACGTGGCAGACGACGGCCCCGGTATCCCGGAGTCAGAACGCGCCAAGGTGTTCGAAGCCGGCTTCACGACGGCCGAGGACGGCACGGGAACGGGGCTGGCGATCGTCGCCGACGCCGCCGACCGGCTGAACTGGGAGATCGGCGTCGAGGGCAGTCGTGCCGGCGGCGCGAAGATCACCCTCCGGAACTGCATGATGGCGACCGATCCGTCACGCCACGCGCCGGCCGACGCGACGTACGACCTCACGGACGCCCGCGACGTCGGCAGCGTGGCCCTCGCGGGGAGCGTGAGCGAGGACGGCGACGAGTGGGTCGTGACCGGCGGCGGTAGCGACGGCGAGCGCGCCGGGTTCTACTACGTCTACACGAGCGTCGCCGGACCGATCAGCGTCCGTGCCCGCCTCGCCGACTTCGAAGGGGCCGGACGCGACAGCCAGGCCGGACTGACCGTCAGGGACGACGCCGCTGGCGGCGCTCCGTACGGCTACGTCGGCCGAACGCCGGACGACGAAGTGGAGACCTGCTGGCGACAGACGCGGAGTGCGACGCCGATCAGCCAGCGCCTCGGATCGGGCGTGGCAGACGCTCGGTGGCTCCGTCTGGATCGGATCGGCGACAGCCTCACCTGTTACGTCTCCCGCGACGGCCATGGCTGGCGGACGATCGACCAGCGCCCGCTCTCGTTGTCGGACCCGATCACGCTCGGGCTGGCGGTCCACGGCGGAGTCGATCGGGACCGGGCGACGGCGGCGTTCGACGACGTCTCGATCCGCCGGATCGCTCCCGACGAGTGGTGA